The following are encoded in a window of uncultured Methanobrevibacter sp. genomic DNA:
- a CDS encoding RyR domain-containing protein encodes MVENNLKSYVDDFFNQLVLYDDYYNGHDYKGLLKACIDVFLDNETEYNAREIYETFFMIYQITSENKSDKVTDKSIVSEPNTLLDLVDIMHKYEKGTGDLIERQRDHFIHSVNVFLLGLAVYSQNSIYREAFMDYIIKSPYNKYYMIDGEFSNEEFLYRWGIASLFHDIGYPVEIIGKQLNKFINDSVKSISGRYGADTAVDFKDFNEFNTLIKIESDFADNYTEVYPKAKFLDLFKPTDIMAHKIAVDFPKVNVDDVARHLDKFIDVMGENGFIDHGFFSSILVLNSYGYLIQKYAKNHDFFFYPIVDSATAILLHNYYNKVLQKKPFNLSSLHPNDSPLAYLLILCDELQEWNRVPRGVIDKKRSHVNELELKIDNTRLDVDYIVHDGGMGIGFSEDKEELLNNVLSIRSVFQRGLSVLIRLEQDTSVMREFDKEDAQKPSTLLRNIEKLARQIHQQYIDTTTAQYEEMLANGEEDEDLIQKYENLPSFEELSPQLKIANFRQAKSIPKKLRKIGCELANISDERKEIKEFTDEEILDLAIMEHDEWWEEKIGTGWRYGPVRDDENLIHNYMVPWEELPPEIQQYDIDPVKNIPKLVESVGLKIVTTKTRMLTFEMHKLYSQENDAVEFDKLPNYIKYSNYKQTDYLVKILAELGYDMVDIEEPGVAISTFDNDSLNYLAQREHEGWYKLKINMGWKYGTVRDDDMKTNPNLVDWDDLEYAKKDANIHTFRNLPDLCRNVGLKIVKN; translated from the coding sequence ATGGTTGAAAATAATTTAAAAAGCTATGTTGATGATTTCTTCAATCAATTGGTTTTATATGATGATTATTATAATGGGCATGACTATAAAGGATTATTAAAAGCATGTATTGATGTTTTTTTAGATAATGAAACAGAATATAATGCACGTGAGATTTATGAAACATTTTTCATGATTTATCAAATCACTTCAGAAAATAAATCAGACAAGGTCACCGATAAGAGCATTGTCAGCGAACCGAATACACTATTGGATTTGGTTGACATAATGCATAAATACGAAAAGGGCACTGGTGATTTGATTGAAAGACAAAGGGATCATTTCATCCATTCAGTAAACGTGTTCCTTTTGGGATTGGCTGTTTATTCACAGAACAGTATTTATCGTGAAGCTTTCATGGATTATATTATTAAAAGTCCTTATAATAAATATTATATGATTGATGGTGAGTTTTCAAATGAGGAATTTTTATATCGTTGGGGTATTGCATCTCTTTTCCATGATATAGGATATCCTGTAGAGATTATAGGTAAACAATTGAATAAATTTATCAATGATAGTGTAAAGTCAATTTCAGGAAGGTATGGTGCTGACACTGCTGTTGATTTTAAAGATTTCAATGAATTTAATACTTTAATTAAAATAGAGTCTGATTTTGCGGACAATTACACTGAAGTGTATCCGAAAGCCAAATTTTTAGATCTATTTAAGCCAACAGATATTATGGCTCACAAAATAGCGGTCGATTTTCCTAAAGTCAATGTCGATGATGTTGCCAGACATTTGGATAAGTTTATTGATGTCATGGGTGAAAATGGATTTATAGACCATGGATTTTTCTCATCAATCCTTGTTTTGAATTCCTATGGATATCTGATTCAAAAGTATGCCAAAAATCATGATTTCTTTTTCTATCCGATTGTAGACAGTGCAACAGCTATTCTGTTACATAATTATTATAACAAGGTCCTGCAGAAAAAACCATTCAATTTATCATCTCTTCATCCGAATGATTCTCCATTGGCATATCTATTGATTTTGTGCGATGAGCTTCAGGAGTGGAATCGTGTACCTCGCGGTGTTATTGATAAAAAAAGAAGCCATGTAAACGAACTGGAATTGAAGATTGATAACACCCGTCTGGATGTTGACTATATTGTTCATGATGGTGGAATGGGTATTGGATTTTCTGAAGATAAAGAAGAGTTGCTGAATAATGTATTGTCCATCCGTAGTGTATTCCAAAGAGGGTTATCTGTATTAATCAGGCTTGAACAGGACACCAGTGTCATGAGGGAATTTGATAAGGAAGATGCTCAAAAACCTAGTACCTTGCTTAGAAATATTGAAAAATTAGCCAGACAGATCCATCAACAATATATTGACACTACTACAGCACAGTATGAGGAAATGTTGGCCAATGGTGAGGAAGATGAAGATTTAATACAAAAATATGAAAATTTACCTTCCTTTGAAGAGTTATCTCCTCAATTAAAGATTGCAAATTTCCGTCAGGCAAAATCAATTCCTAAAAAATTGCGCAAAATAGGATGTGAATTGGCTAATATCTCCGATGAGCGTAAGGAAATTAAAGAATTTACAGATGAAGAAATCCTTGATTTGGCAATAATGGAACATGACGAATGGTGGGAAGAAAAAATAGGCACCGGTTGGAGATATGGTCCTGTTCGTGATGATGAAAATCTTATCCATAACTATATGGTGCCATGGGAGGAATTGCCTCCTGAAATACAGCAATATGATATTGACCCTGTAAAAAACATTCCAAAGTTAGTTGAATCTGTTGGGCTGAAAATAGTCACAACCAAAACAAGAATGCTGACATTTGAAATGCATAAGCTATACTCACAGGAAAATGATGCAGTGGAGTTTGATAAACTGCCGAACTATATCAAGTATTCAAATTATAAGCAGACGGACTATCTGGTCAAAATATTGGCTGAACTCGGTTATGATATGGTTGACATTGAGGAACCCGGTGTGGCAATATCCACTTTTGATAATGATTCCCTTAACTATTTGGCTCAAAGGGAACATGAGGGATGGTATAAACTCAAAATAAATATGGGCTGGAAATATGGTACTGTTCGTGATGATGATATGAAAACCAATCCTAATCTAGTTGATTGGGATGACCTTGAATATGCAAAAAAAGACGCCAATATTCACACATTCAGAAACCTTCCGGATTTATGCAGAAATGTAGGTTTAAAGATTGTTAAAAATTAA
- a CDS encoding Hsp70 family protein: MCLDKAKHLIEKFFNGKFEVKKFLGEGSFAKVYLVNHNYLDTLMAIKIVKEPLNISTNKKEIFSEVTLASHLRHENIISIYDAAEITDFEDGKSHAYFVMEYVSGGDLEEFLNSFIQNDMFMPVGRSLDLIKQILMGLNTLHSANPPIVHRDLKPKNVLLSFNSSGDIVIKISDFGFAKAVTTGISDIDIAGTRPFMAPEIFNKSVSTGSDVYAVGVMFYQLLTNCYPYDVDKYTNEELIDLKPWQEELKPPSYYNNKVSQDLDRIVLKCLEVDSSLRYIDAGDLLNDVENAIDVYKSKQVVADDNHFDEYLDEYNDYVINDSVKKALDLAKCENGLGVAIEILEREILKDYDIRRYYSETLRMWKSEKPDLKLISKAFTVNLKAKNYNLACDLLKEAIAYNPSIKSRYNDYIDLWEIFIGLESHKSLFKSVSLLENLMDSSDEIRRIYENLIPALKTYSIEEIVVEAIRLINSNDLLSGANLMEFAVVCDRNVRRKYEYKLSLWKQNMKMHFRHSSEVKASTVDYAIDLGTTDSVLAYFNNGTPLIIKNHRTGEEFTPSAVLMDDEDNIEVGAGARDAILKNDDNAVSEFKYNMGFSVPFRFKKSSRVMFPEELSAIVLNDMRLSAYIDIGVIIEDAVICVPANSNPLKTRAVNEAADLAGLRSHPLILEPVAVSLAYGLDNRNGIWMIYDWGGATFNVSLIRSINGECELLATDGLESFGGNSLDWRIVNELFKPKIVQDLNLDDFRNDNPKYISSFVKLKNAAEAIKKDLTNDDVADISISNLFDGYDFKYTLEREELKQIIAPLVEHTFKMSRNLLDDNSFNDGDIEKIILVGGSSLSPIIQECIRDEFEIEIESTINPLTVVSQGAAIYAGSIEKHDVEIKREPLSVIFSRNNNHIIGKVFSKDLKSAFLGYSISFKNENGMIEVPLGIDGNFKVKIEDLKYDVMVHNKGKSVKMDERSPSVIHGNKIYIPYFNKEFDLKTTLNSHQIMEKYSRMIKEIEYINDYSTFDGREVQDYIEMLLEIARRDDIAIGQCEIYIDYLNALVEDAKGNLEYSMLLENVKQKIEVIERNNLFEIGDIDEIIKNKDLDKLREVYNRLIGEYVALNRNDVIRQCYFSLKLDGIFINNEQLAESLFKNAQDALNENDYMRLFEIVELLWELDERSNVR; the protein is encoded by the coding sequence GTGTGTTTAGATAAGGCAAAACACTTAATTGAGAAATTTTTCAATGGAAAATTTGAAGTTAAAAAATTTCTGGGAGAAGGATCATTTGCAAAGGTTTATTTAGTAAACCATAACTATTTGGATACCTTGATGGCCATAAAAATCGTTAAGGAGCCGTTAAACATATCCACCAATAAAAAAGAAATTTTTAGTGAGGTCACCCTGGCCTCTCATTTGAGGCATGAAAATATCATAAGCATCTATGATGCTGCTGAAATAACTGATTTTGAGGATGGAAAAAGTCATGCCTATTTTGTTATGGAGTATGTGTCCGGAGGAGACTTGGAGGAATTTCTGAATTCATTTATTCAAAATGACATGTTCATGCCGGTTGGGCGAAGTCTTGACTTGATAAAACAGATTTTAATGGGACTTAACACTTTACATTCTGCAAACCCGCCTATCGTTCACCGTGATTTGAAACCGAAGAATGTTCTGTTGAGTTTTAATTCATCTGGAGACATTGTAATTAAGATTTCCGACTTTGGTTTTGCAAAGGCGGTCACAACGGGTATCTCAGACATTGACATTGCCGGCACAAGACCGTTCATGGCTCCTGAAATTTTCAACAAATCCGTTTCAACAGGTAGTGACGTCTATGCGGTAGGGGTCATGTTCTATCAATTGCTTACCAATTGCTATCCTTATGATGTTGACAAGTATACAAATGAGGAACTGATTGATTTAAAACCTTGGCAAGAAGAATTGAAACCTCCTAGCTATTATAACAATAAGGTTTCTCAGGATTTGGATAGGATAGTTCTCAAATGTCTTGAAGTGGATTCATCTTTAAGGTATATTGATGCTGGTGATCTTTTAAATGATGTTGAAAATGCAATCGATGTGTATAAATCAAAACAGGTTGTTGCAGATGATAATCATTTCGATGAGTATCTTGATGAGTATAATGATTATGTGATTAATGATTCCGTAAAAAAGGCATTGGATTTGGCAAAATGTGAAAATGGTTTGGGAGTGGCTATTGAGATTTTGGAAAGGGAAATCCTTAAGGATTATGATATCAGAAGATATTATTCGGAAACCCTAAGGATGTGGAAATCTGAAAAACCTGATTTAAAATTAATTTCCAAGGCATTCACTGTAAATTTAAAAGCTAAAAACTATAATTTGGCATGTGATTTATTAAAAGAAGCAATTGCATACAATCCATCTATAAAAAGCAGATATAATGATTACATTGATTTGTGGGAGATTTTTATTGGTCTGGAAAGTCATAAAAGCTTATTTAAATCAGTATCGCTTCTTGAAAACCTTATGGATTCAAGTGATGAAATCAGAAGAATCTATGAAAACCTAATTCCTGCACTTAAGACGTATTCAATTGAGGAAATTGTTGTAGAGGCAATTCGTCTTATAAATTCAAATGATTTGCTTTCAGGTGCCAATCTTATGGAATTTGCCGTAGTTTGTGATAGAAATGTAAGACGAAAGTATGAATACAAACTGTCACTGTGGAAACAGAACATGAAAATGCATTTCAGACATTCAAGTGAAGTAAAGGCTAGCACTGTCGATTATGCAATTGATCTTGGTACAACAGATTCCGTTCTTGCATATTTCAATAATGGAACTCCTTTAATAATCAAAAATCATCGTACTGGAGAGGAATTCACACCTTCGGCCGTGCTGATGGATGATGAGGACAATATTGAAGTGGGTGCCGGTGCAAGGGATGCCATTCTTAAAAATGATGATAATGCTGTTTCTGAATTTAAATACAATATGGGATTTTCAGTTCCGTTCAGATTTAAAAAATCTTCAAGGGTTATGTTTCCGGAGGAATTGTCTGCTATAGTTTTAAATGACATGAGACTTTCAGCCTATATTGATATTGGAGTAATTATTGAAGATGCAGTCATCTGTGTGCCTGCAAATTCGAATCCTCTCAAAACAAGAGCCGTCAATGAGGCTGCAGACCTTGCGGGACTGAGGTCACATCCACTTATTTTGGAACCTGTTGCGGTTTCTCTTGCATATGGTTTGGATAATCGAAATGGCATTTGGATGATTTATGATTGGGGTGGTGCGACATTCAACGTTAGTCTGATTCGCAGTATCAACGGGGAATGTGAACTTCTTGCGACAGACGGTTTGGAGAGTTTCGGTGGAAATTCATTGGACTGGAGGATTGTAAACGAGCTATTCAAGCCAAAAATAGTTCAAGATTTGAATCTTGATGATTTCAGAAATGACAATCCTAAATATATTTCTTCTTTTGTCAAACTCAAGAATGCTGCTGAAGCAATCAAAAAAGACCTGACTAATGATGATGTGGCAGATATATCCATCTCAAATCTTTTTGATGGTTATGACTTTAAGTATACCTTGGAAAGAGAGGAACTTAAACAAATCATTGCGCCTTTAGTAGAACATACATTTAAAATGTCTAGAAACCTCTTAGATGATAATTCATTTAATGATGGAGACATTGAAAAGATTATCCTTGTTGGTGGTTCTTCATTAAGTCCTATTATACAGGAATGCATTAGGGATGAATTTGAAATTGAAATTGAGTCAACCATAAATCCGTTGACCGTTGTATCCCAAGGTGCGGCAATTTATGCGGGAAGCATTGAAAAACATGATGTGGAAATCAAAAGAGAACCTCTTTCTGTGATTTTTTCAAGGAATAATAATCATATTATTGGAAAGGTATTTTCAAAAGACCTGAAATCCGCATTTTTAGGTTACTCTATATCGTTTAAAAATGAAAATGGCATGATTGAAGTTCCTTTAGGCATTGACGGAAACTTTAAAGTTAAAATTGAAGACTTAAAATATGATGTCATGGTCCATAATAAAGGCAAATCCGTTAAGATGGATGAAAGGTCACCATCAGTCATTCATGGCAATAAAATTTATATTCCGTACTTCAATAAGGAATTTGACTTAAAAACTACGTTAAATTCACATCAGATTATGGAGAAATACTCAAGGATGATTAAAGAAATCGAGTATATTAATGATTACTCAACATTTGATGGGAGAGAGGTTCAGGATTATATTGAAATGCTGTTGGAAATCGCAAGAAGAGACGATATTGCAATTGGACAGTGTGAAATTTACATTGATTATTTAAATGCGTTGGTTGAGGATGCAAAAGGCAATCTTGAATATTCAATGCTTTTGGAAAATGTAAAACAAAAAATTGAGGTTATTGAAAGGAATAATCTATTTGAAATTGGGGACATTGATGAAATTATAAAAAATAAGGACCTTGATAAATTAAGGGAAGTTTACAACAGACTTATTGGAGAGTATGTGGCCTTAAACAGAAATGATGTAATAAGGCAGTGCTATTTCAGCTTGAAACTTGATGGAATTTTCATCAACAATGAGCAGTTGGCTGAGAGTTTATTTAAAAATGCCCAGGATGCATTGAATGAAAATGATTATATGAGACTGTTTGAGATTGTGGAATTGCTTTGGGAACTTGATGAAAGGTCTAACGTTAGATAG